Proteins from a single region of Gambusia affinis linkage group LG12, SWU_Gaff_1.0, whole genome shotgun sequence:
- the LOC122841844 gene encoding FK506-binding protein 1-like: MGVDVETLRPGDGKTFPKKGSMVAVHYVGTLTNGKKFDSSRDRGDPFTFKLGAGEVIRGWDEGVAQMSVGQLAKLTCTPDYAYGSRGYPPIIPANATLIFEVELLKC; encoded by the exons ATGGGAGTTGACGTTGAGACTCTTAGACCCGGAGAcg GAAAGACTTTTCCGAAGAAGGGGAGCATGGTCGCCGTGCACTACGTCG gcACGCTGACAAACGGGAAGAAATTTGACTCCTCCAGGGATCGAGGAGACCCCTTCACCTTTAAACTGGGAGCTGGTGAAGTTATCCGCGGCTGGGATGAAGGTGTAGCTCAG ATGAGTGTTGGTCAGTTGGCCAAGCTGACCTGCACTCCGGATTACGCTTATGGAAGCAGAGGTTATCCACCCATCATCCCTGCAAACGCTACCCTCATCTTTGAGGTTGAGCTCCTGAAATGCTGA
- the LOC122841382 gene encoding plexin domain-containing protein 2-like produces the protein MAPAGELFMSQSVMEGIGLAMCLVMSQTGDCVMLQTRTIETNTSNFLNCWQRRKRTIPPRLFGKNTYLSVQKGLKLILVFVNFSESKDVDHVYYTSKLYGAGDALSQYLWVNDDQTDGEKWRVLQFLSSSHRQAERVNLSFIFPFYGHPLKEITVATGGFIYTGAVIHQMLTATQYIAPLMANFDPSLSKNSTVLYYDNGTALVVQWNRVHLQGISLGTFTFQATLHSDGRIVFAYKEIPVAINDISSENHPVKVGLSDAFVVLHDIEQIHNVRRRTFYEYHRINIPKSNISNSTAVELLPLPTCLQFSSCGPCVTAQIGFDCSWCSRLQRCSSGFDRNRQEWVDLGCLEERPDPRCLLMTNIKNGTTRHVSFPLCNLQLVMDFYFCGPTSCLPQTPLAYLKPRLQRAV, from the exons ATGGCACCTGCTGGGGAACTGTTTATGTCCCAGAGCGTGATGGAGGGGATTGGTCTTGCAATGTGTCTTGTCATGTCTCAGACTGGTGATTGTGTAATG CTCCAGACAAGAACTATAGAGACCAACACAAGCAACTTTCTCAACTGCtggcagaggaggaaaaggacAATTCCACCCAGATTGTT TGGAAAAAACACTTATCTGAGCGTTCAAAAAGGGCTTAAACTAATCTTGGTGTTTGTGAACTTTTCAGAATCtaaa GATGTTGACCATGTCTACTACACATCTAAACTCTACGGTGCTGGAGATGCACTAAGCCAATACCTCTGGGTGAATGACGATCAGACAGACGGGGAAAAGTGGAGAGTCCTCCAGTTTCTGTCCAGCTCACACAGACAAGCAGAG AGAGTGAATCTTTCATTCATCTTTCCTTTTTATGGTCACCCACTGAAAGAAATCACAGTTGCTACTGGAG GTTTCATTTACACTGGAGCTGTAATCCATCAGATGCTCACAGCCACTCAGTACATTGCTCCCTTGATGGCCAACTTTGACCCCAGCTTGTCCAAAAACTCCACTGTGTTATATTATGACAATG GTACTGCGCTGGTCGTTCAGTGGAACCGAGTCCACCTCCAGGGCATCAGTCTAGGAACTTTCACCTTCCAGGCCACTTTGCACAGTGATGGACGGATTGTTTTTGCCTACAAAGAG ATTCCTGTCGCCATCAATGACATCAGTTCTGAGAACCATCCTGTCAAAGTGGGCTTGTCTGATGCGTTCGTGGTGCTACATGACATAGAACAGATTCATA ATGTTCGTCGGAGAACCTTCTATGAGTATCATAGAATAAACATTCCAAAGTCCAATATCTCCAACTCCACCGCGGTGGAACTGCTCCCTCTCCCAA CATGTCTGCAGTTCTCCAGCTGCGGCCCATGTGTCACCGCTCAGATTGGGTTTGACTGCAGCTGGTGTAGTCGACTACAGAG ATGTTCCAGTGGCTTTGACAGAAATCGTCAGGAATGGGTTGACCTCGGCTGCCTAGAAGAg AGGCCGGATCCACGATGTCTCCTGAtgacaaacatcaaaaatggaACAACCCGCCACGTGTCGTTTCCTTTGTGTAACCTGCAATTAgtaatggacttttatttttgcgggcccacttcctgtttgccccaAACTCCGCTAGCTTATTTAAAGCCACGCCTCCAGCGCGCAGTTTAA